The DNA region TTACGCTGGTTCGGAATAATCAGGCGAAGAAGCAGTACGGCAAGCAAGGCGCGATCGAGCGGTTGTTTGACCCCGAGCCCCGCGAAGTTCATGAGCAGCGGCGGGAATCGCGGCTGCCGGTATCGCTGCCGAAATGCCTGTTCGGATTCAAGGAAACGGATCTTGGGTTGACCGGTGAAGCTTTGCTGCGCCGGGATTTGACGACGAAACTCGCGCTCGATCTGCTGCTTGGGCCCAGCACGAAGTTGTATCAGAAGCTGTATGACATGGATTTGATTTCCGACAGCTTCGGGCATGAGTACAACAGCAATCCGAATTACGCGTTTTCGGCGATCGGCGGGGACACGCCCGACCCGGACCGGATGCTGGCGGTGATCAAAGAGGAAGCGAAGGCTGTGCTGGCCGCAGGTTTCCGCGGGGAAGATTTTGAACGGGCGCGGAAGAAAAAAATCGGCGGCTACCTGCGGATGCTTAACTCCCCGGAAAATATCGCCCACGAATTCACGCGCTTCCGCTTCCGGGGCAGCGATCTGTTTGCGGTGCTGCCGATGTACGAATCGCTGACGCTGGACGAAGTGAACGCCCGGCTGCGCGAGCACTTGAACTGGGAGCAGATGGCCGTGTCGGTCGTGGTGAGCCCGTAACATGAACGAAGAGCATGGGATTGGAAAAAACATCGCGGACATGACCGTACTCATTACCGGAGCAAGCCGGGGGATCGGCGCGGATACGGCGCTGCGGTTTGCGGCGGTGGGCATGAACGTGGTTATTCACTATAGGAACTCGCTTGAAGCGGCAAACGAGGTGGCCCGCAGATGTCTGGAGGTTGGGGGCAAAGCCTATACGGTGGCGGCCGATCTGCGCAGCAAGGAGCAGATTTTGCGCATGAAGGAACGGCTGGACCATTACGGGCTGCATCCCGACATTCTCGTCAACAATGCGGGGATTTCCCATTACGGGCTGCTTTCGGACGTTGCCGAAGAGGAATGGGACGACGTGATGAACGTCAATTTGAAAAGCGTTTTTATGTGCAGCCAGCTGTTTATGCCCTACATGATCCGGCAGCGCTTCGGGCGGATCATCAACGTATCCTCCGTATGGGGCATTTCCGGCGGCTCCTGCGAAACGGTTTATTCCGCCGCCAAAGGCGGGGTCAACGCTTTTACGAAAGCGCTGGCCAAGGAGCTTGCTCCGTCCGGGGTGACGGTAAACGCGGTAGCCCCGGGAGCCGTCCGGACCGAAATGATGGAACGTTTCGACGAGGGGGAACTAAAGCAGCTGGAGGAAGAAATTCCCGCTGGAAGGCTCGCCTCCCCGCAGGAAATTTCTTCCCTTATTTATTTTCTCGCCCTGCCGGAATCGGGCTACATCACCGGTCAAATCATCAGCCCCAACGGGGGCTGGATTACCTGAAAATTTCCGGTCGGGCCCGGGGGAGCCTTTCGCTTTGCCCGTCAGGAGCGCATAAAACCCGCGCAAACTTCACATATTACGACTGTTGATTTTAAATCGCCAAGCGAAGGAGGATTTAAGGATGTCAACCGTACTCAAAAATTTTGATACATGGAAGAAGTTTTTGGGCGACCGTGTGGAGCATGCGGAAAAAGCGGGGTTCAGCGAAGAAGCGATCACCAACCTGGCTTATGAAATCGGCGGATTTCTCGAAGATAAGGTCGATCCGCAGAACGATTCCAACCGGGTACTCAAAGAGATTTGGGAAGTAGGCAGCGAAGACGAGCGTAAAACGATCGCTCGCCTGATGGTAAAGCTGGCGAAGAAAAACTCATAGTTTTTGCTTGAAAAGCTCCCGCGTTATGGGAGCTTTTCAGCCATTTTCCGCCAGTGGCTTGCCTTTCATTTTCATTTTATATATCATAAAACACATATGATTATTGTCGGGCTAAGGAAAGGGCACTAAACTTTTTGAAGCTGTAAGAAGGATTCAAGGTTGATTTTGTCGAAAATGGGTGAGTAGGATAGAGAAGGTGTCTTCGGATGGAGTTAAAACAATGGTATTTGGAGTACAAAATACATAAAAACCGCCCGGGACTTTTGGGCGATATCGCTTCGATGCTGGGGATGCTGGAAATCAACATTTTGACGATCAACGGCGTCGAAGGCAAAACCAGGGGGCTGCTGCTGGAAAGCGATGACGACGGAAAGATCGACCAGGTCAGCAAAATGCTCAGCAAGGTGGACAGCATCACCGTTACGGCGCTGCGCTGTCCGCGGCTTGTCGATCTGCTGGCCGTAAGGCACGGCAGGTACATCGACCGCGATTCCGACGATAAGAAGACTTTTCGCTTTACGCGCGACGAACTCGGGATTTTGGTGGACTTTCTCGGCGAAATTTTCAAGCGGGAGGGCCATCAGGTCATCGGTCTTCGGGGCATGCCGCGCGTCGGCAAGACGGAATCGATTATCGCCGGCAGCGTCTGTTCGATGAAGCGTTGGACGTTTGTCTCCTCCACGCTGCTGCGCCAAACGGTAAGGAGCCAGCTGTCGGAGGATGAAATGAATCCGCACAATGTTTTTATCATCGACGGTATTATCAGTACGTTGCGTTCGAACGAGAAACATCATCAGCTGCTCCAGGAATTGATGTCGATGCCTTCCACGAAGGTGATCGAGCATCCGGATGTTTTCGTCAAGGAATCCGAATACAGTTATGACAATTTTGATATTATTATCGAATTGCGTAACAATCCTGAGGAGCAAATCGTTTATGATACGTTTACGACGATTTACACGGACGATGTGTAATTCGATAAAGCATAACCAATAAACACAGGAGGTGATGGTCATGTCGGAATTGGGCCAGAAGTTGAAGGAAGCCCGCCTTGCCAAAGGTTTGTCGTTAGATGACATACAGGAAATGACGAAAATTCGCAAACGATATCTGGAAGCCATCGAGTCGGGAGATTATAAAGTGCTTCCCGGGAGTTTCTACGTCCGGGCTTTTATTAAGACGTATGCCGAAACGGTGGGCGTGGATGCGGATGAACTCCTCGCCGAGCACCGACAGAACGTGCCTGATGCCGTACCGGAGCAAACGATGGAGCCCGTGATACAAAAACGCCGCAGCCGCCAGCACGCCGAGCGCAATTCGAAGTGGCTCTCCACCACGCTGATGTGGTCTTTTGCCGTGCTGATCCTGATCGTCATTTACATGTATTTCACGATTTGGGGGAAAACGAACCAGTCGGCCGGAGAGAAGCCGGACCCGACGCCGGTAACGCCGGCCACGCAAGCGGAAGGACAAGGGACGAACGGATCGGGGAACGCCAAAAACGGTGGACAAACCAGCCCCGGAAACCATCAAACCGGTACGGGCGACGCCGTGAACGGAGGCAGCAATACGGGAAATGCCGGAACAGGGAGCAATGCCGGAACGGGGGCAAATACCGGTGCTGGCACGGGCGCTAACGGTGGGACGGGTACCGATAACACCGGCGGAACGGCCAGTCCGCAAGACATCGTAGTCGTTCCCGACGGCAAAGAGGGCAGCACCACGAAGTTCAAGGTGCAAAATGCCGGCGGCCAGCCGGTGCAGGCTGTCATTACGGCTTCCGGCGAAAGCTGGGTCGAGGTTCGCAAAGGCGGCAGAAAGGGCGACAAGCTTTACTTCGGCAAAACGTCCGACGGCGATGTGCTGACGTATGATATCGCGCCGGAGGGACTGTTTATTTTGTCGGGGGCTTCCAACAAAACGGCGATTACGGTAGCCGGGCAAACGGTGGAAGACGGCAAAGCAACCTCGCGGATTTTGCTTACCCTGGATGACGGCACCGGTGCGGATACCGGTTCCGCGGGCGACGCCGGCGCAGGCGGAGATACATCCGGAGACAATGTCGAGAGCGTCGAGAGCGGAAACGGAACAAGCGGGCAGTAAGGATCGGCTTTGTCCGCTTGGGCCTCTGTTAAAGGCGGGATTTGGACCTGACAAGGGTTTGGATCTCGCCTTTTTCGCATCTTTTACCCGCCGCGGTTATGGCTTGGAAACAGCTCGGAAATGGCGGGTTGGCTCGACTTCGGGAAAACTATTACATATAATGAGTGATAGAAGAAAAGATTGGGAACCAGAAAGGAACGTGAAGTATGGCTTCGGAAAGTTCATTTGATATCGTCTCGAAAATGGACATGCAGGAATTAAACAATGCGATCGATCAGACGGAACGGGAGATCGCCAGCCGCTTTGATTTTAAAGGAAGCAAAAGCGAACTTAAACTGGAAAAGGACGTGCTGGTGATCGTGGCGGACGATGAGTATAAGCTCGGCGCCGTGATCGATATCCTGCAATCCAAAATGATCAAGCGCGGGCTGCCGATCAAAAATTTGGATTACGGCAAAGTGGAGCCCGCTTCGATGGGCACGGTGCGGCAGCGCATCAGCTTGAAACAGGGCATCGACCAGGAGAA from Paenibacillus macerans includes:
- the ymfI gene encoding elongation factor P 5-aminopentanone reductase, whose protein sequence is MNEEHGIGKNIADMTVLITGASRGIGADTALRFAAVGMNVVIHYRNSLEAANEVARRCLEVGGKAYTVAADLRSKEQILRMKERLDHYGLHPDILVNNAGISHYGLLSDVAEEEWDDVMNVNLKSVFMCSQLFMPYMIRQRFGRIINVSSVWGISGGSCETVYSAAKGGVNAFTKALAKELAPSGVTVNAVAPGAVRTEMMERFDEGELKQLEEEIPAGRLASPQEISSLIYFLALPESGYITGQIISPNGGWIT
- a CDS encoding YajQ family cyclic di-GMP-binding protein, coding for MASESSFDIVSKMDMQELNNAIDQTEREIASRFDFKGSKSELKLEKDVLVIVADDEYKLGAVIDILQSKMIKRGLPIKNLDYGKVEPASMGTVRQRISLKQGIDQENAKKINVLIRDSKLKVKSQIQGDQIRVTGKSKDDLQQIIQLLRKADLSLDLQFTNFK
- a CDS encoding DUF3388 domain-containing protein encodes the protein MELKQWYLEYKIHKNRPGLLGDIASMLGMLEINILTINGVEGKTRGLLLESDDDGKIDQVSKMLSKVDSITVTALRCPRLVDLLAVRHGRYIDRDSDDKKTFRFTRDELGILVDFLGEIFKREGHQVIGLRGMPRVGKTESIIAGSVCSMKRWTFVSSTLLRQTVRSQLSEDEMNPHNVFIIDGIISTLRSNEKHHQLLQELMSMPSTKVIEHPDVFVKESEYSYDNFDIIIELRNNPEEQIVYDTFTTIYTDDV
- the yfmH gene encoding EF-P 5-aminopentanol modification-associated protein YfmH: METLRYDALQETLYRETMDNGLQVYVLPKPGFQKTYATFATKYGSIDNHFRVEGQEEISVPDGIAHFLEHKMFEEPEGDIFATFASHGASANAFTSFDQTVYLFSATENIALNLETLINFVQHPYFTDQNVEKEKGIIGQEIGMYRDNPDWRVYFGLIEAMYKVHPVHIDIAGTVESIGTITKETLYTCYNAFYHPSNMLLFVVGGVDPEEVFTLVRNNQAKKQYGKQGAIERLFDPEPREVHEQRRESRLPVSLPKCLFGFKETDLGLTGEALLRRDLTTKLALDLLLGPSTKLYQKLYDMDLISDSFGHEYNSNPNYAFSAIGGDTPDPDRMLAVIKEEAKAVLAAGFRGEDFERARKKKIGGYLRMLNSPENIAHEFTRFRFRGSDLFAVLPMYESLTLDEVNARLREHLNWEQMAVSVVVSP
- a CDS encoding helix-turn-helix domain-containing protein: MSELGQKLKEARLAKGLSLDDIQEMTKIRKRYLEAIESGDYKVLPGSFYVRAFIKTYAETVGVDADELLAEHRQNVPDAVPEQTMEPVIQKRRSRQHAERNSKWLSTTLMWSFAVLILIVIYMYFTIWGKTNQSAGEKPDPTPVTPATQAEGQGTNGSGNAKNGGQTSPGNHQTGTGDAVNGGSNTGNAGTGSNAGTGANTGAGTGANGGTGTDNTGGTASPQDIVVVPDGKEGSTTKFKVQNAGGQPVQAVITASGESWVEVRKGGRKGDKLYFGKTSDGDVLTYDIAPEGLFILSGASNKTAITVAGQTVEDGKATSRILLTLDDGTGADTGSAGDAGAGGDTSGDNVESVESGNGTSGQ
- a CDS encoding DUF3243 domain-containing protein, which encodes MSTVLKNFDTWKKFLGDRVEHAEKAGFSEEAITNLAYEIGGFLEDKVDPQNDSNRVLKEIWEVGSEDERKTIARLMVKLAKKNS